One genomic region from Clarias gariepinus isolate MV-2021 ecotype Netherlands chromosome 20, CGAR_prim_01v2, whole genome shotgun sequence encodes:
- the si:cabz01101003.1 gene encoding ubiquitin carboxyl-terminal hydrolase CYLD: protein MSAVTQHNRRRRTLKMFILMSDHKVQDHLDGTIRLQRGNLCQEQEGGGGERAGRGDFLWVKVIDNGSMVKLDKNLLSEITADQAGLLEPITDLELRFKLLSKPHRLAKLSTLPLGSPVVVRCGQSGDLADAELRYRGPLMRGSGAVYFGVQLKGSAAGRGSSNGSYKGHQLFTCPEQCALFLSVSDITPHRSTRGSNLGDNDPQQTEINRPNQNNQSSSHNPNAVNVLARTAESVPANTCSSPLQVGQRVYFTLDKVPQWGTVQYCGYLPGRQSSGLFVGVLLDNPVGTWNGYYKSYKLCSIPSPEFGHLIPISKVAAETRTERPSPEIPPLPSSKNALQPSSPTHSKHLTQTTIPTNPSHGPRPLIEPSMLAMAKSALQPPTSSTVTKVILKPPPVPIVKSALRPPPVPPNKPQAQPLSPTTDQLHTSNGFHDPPSPLIPEKPEARAWLEVGSMVEVNDPPLYGVIRWIGFISSISEPVAGIELDQELTAATDGSYLGERHFRCPANKGLFIKLRNCKRDSRFPIPEAQIDQVERCNSIAFAEWGSKRVEENTPPLLGQEARHLYEGFKKGIQGHLNSCYLDASLFSLFSCCSSVDWVLFWPCNEDGHRSKDAQELLRCEIVNPLRRFGYVCASKTMALRKLLEAETTDTGFTNEEKDPEEFLNKLFQLLRVEPLLKIRSSSQEPQECHIYQLFPPTLPCPSSPIRSPLSPSFSPSFSPIPLSSQSVGLMRVASVQTLLESSFMHSGLKFTEAPSCLPLLMPRFGKEFKMFDAILPSLTLDITDLLDETLRQCSICQSVAEWECSQCYEDLDITPGQLKQYCNTCNAQVHAHKKRQTHKPVKVRMPKGTWEGPVHGARQQLTLFAVTCIETSHYVSFVKHGPQLTDWLFFDSMADREGGENGFNVPQVRACPEVGRYLSLSEVELSRLDSTFLKEPVRRLLCDAYMCLYHCPELSLYK, encoded by the exons ATGTCTGCTGTCACGCAACATAACAGAAGGCGACGCACCCTCAAAATGTTCATACTGATGTCCGACCACAAAGTTCAAGACCACTTGGATGGTACCATCCGGCTGCAGAGGGGGAATCTGTGCCAGGAGCaggagggaggaggaggagaacgTGCCGGAAGGGGGGATTTTTTATGGGTAAAG GTTATAGACAACGGCTCTATGGTGAAGCTCGATAAGAACTTATTAAGTGAAATAACTGCCGATCAGGCTGGTTTGCTGGAGCCCATCACTGACCTTGAGTTGCGCTTTAAACTGCTCTCCAAACCTCACCGGCTTGCCAAATTGTCCACTTTGCCCCTGGGGTCACCTGTCGTTGTGCGATGTGGCCAGTCAGGAGACCTGGCTGATGCTGAGCTCCGTTACCGCGGACCATTGATGCGAGGAAGCGGCGCAGTATATTTTGGGGTCCAACTAAAA GGATCAGCAGCAGGCAGGGGCAGCAGTAACGGAAGCTACAAAGGCCACCAGCTTTTCACATGCCCAGAACAGTGCGCCCTTTTTCTCTCAGTCAGCGATATCACACCACATCGATCCACTCGAGGCAGCAATTTAGGGGATAATGATCCTCAACAAACTGAAATAAACAGACCAAACCAGAACAACCAGAGTTCTAGTCACAATCCAAATGCAGTTAACGTCTTAGCACGTACGGCGGAATCGGTGCCAGCAAATACCTGCTCATCTCCGCTCCAAGTGGGACAGAGGGTTTACttcaccctggacaaggtgcctcAATGGGGCACTGTGCAGTACTGCGGGTACCTTCCTGGGCGTCAGTCGTCTGGACTGTTTGTGGGAGTTTTGCTG GACAATCCAGTAGGAACCTGGAATGGTTACTATAAAAGCTACAAGCTGTGCTCTATTCCTTCTCCTGAATTCGGCCATCTTATTCCCATCTCCAAAGTAGCTGCAG aaACAAGAACAGAGCGTCCATCTCCTGAAATCCCTCCGCTTCCTTCCTCCAAAAATGCCCTTCAGCCTTCCTCTCCCACTCACAGCAAACACCTTACACAGACTACAATACCCACAAACCCCAGCCACGGCCCTAGACCGCTGATAGAGCCTTCCATGCTCGCCATGGCTAAATCTGCTTTACAACCTCCGACTTCTTCAACAGTTACAAAAGTCATTTTAAAACCTCCTCCTGTCCCGATCGTCAAATCCGCCCTTAGACCACCTCCCGTTCCACCTAATAAGCCACAAGCCCAGCCCCTTTCACCAACCACTGACCAGTTACACACTTCAAATGGATTTCACGATCCACCCTCTCCACTGATTCCAGAGAAACCAGAGGCTAGAGCGTGGTTAGAGGTCGGCTCCATGGTCGAGGTTAATGACCCACCTCTTTATGGAGTCATTCGGTGGATTGGATTCATCAGCAGTATTTCAGAACCAGTGGCTGGCATCGAACTG gacCAGGAGTTGACTGCTGCCACTGACGGAAGTTACCTCGGCGAGCGTCATTTCCGTTGCCCCGCTAACAAGGGTCTGTTTATCAAACTGCGTAACTGTAAGCGAGACTCCAGATTTCCTATCCCTGAAGCACAGATCGATCAGGTGGAGCGCTGCAATTCAATCG CCTTTGCAGAATGGGGCAGTAAGCGTGTAGAGGAGAATACACCACCACTGTTGGGTCAAGAGGCTCGGCATTTGTATGAAGGCTTTAAGAAAGGCATTCAGGGCCATCTCAACTCCTGCTACCTGGATGCATCACTCTTCAG TCTGTTCTCATGCTGCAGTTCAGTCGACTGGGTTTTGTTTTGGCCCTGCAACGAAGATGGCCACCGAAGCAAAGATGCTCAGGAGCTACTGCGCTGTGAAATTGTCAATCCTTTGCGCAG GTTTGGATACGTGTGTGCCAGTAAGACTATGGCGTTGCGGAAGCTTCTGGAAGCTGAGACCACAGACACAGGCTTTACGAATGAAGAGAAAG atCCTGAAGAATTCCTCAACAAGCTTTTCCAGCTCCTCCGGGTGGAACCACTTCTTAAGATTAG ATCTTCAAGCCAGGAGCCGCAGGAATGCCACATTTATCAGCTTTTCCCTCCCACGCTCCCCTGTCCGTCCTCGCCTATCCGTTCTCCGCTCTcaccctctttctctccctctttctccccAATCCCTCTGTCCTCACAGTCAGTCGGACTCATGAGGGTTGCCAGTGTCCAGACACTGCTGGAATCGTCCTTCATGCATTCTGGACTTAAATTTACAGAG GCTCCATCGTGTCTTCCCCTGCTCATGCCACGCTTTGGTAAAGAGTTCAAGATGTTTGATGCCATTCTGCCGTCCCTCACACTCGACATCACCGACCTTCTGGACGAGA CACTTCGACAGTGTAGTATCTGTCAGTCGGTGGCAGAGTGGGAGTGTTCTCAGTGTTATGAGGATCTGGACATCACACCTGGCCAGTTAAAACAGTACTGCAACACCTGCAATGCACAA GTTCATGCTCACAAGAAGCGCCAGACGCACAAACCAGTCAAGGTCAGAATGCCGAAGGGTACGTGGGAGGGTCCGGTTCATGGAGCTCGCCAGCAGTTGACGCTCTTTGCCGTGACATGTATCGAGACCAGTCACTACGTGAGCTTCGTCAAGCACGGACCCCAGCTCACCGACTGGCTCTTCTTCGACAGCATGGCTGATAGAGAGG GAGGCGAAAACGGATTCAACGTGCCACAGGTGAGGGCGTGTCCCGAGGTGGGACGCTACCTGAGCCTGTCGGAGGTCGAGCTTAGCCGCTTGGACTCCACCTTCCTGAAAGAGCCAGTGAGACGATTACTCTGCGATGCCTACATGTGTCTTTATCACTGTCCTGAACTCAGCCTGTATAAGTGA